One genomic window of Blastopirellula retiformator includes the following:
- a CDS encoding carbonic anhydrase, whose translation MAVGVASLGAFRSTSAAQLDAEKSPDQILAELKAGNDRFSSGKTNLSPRTPEDFARDAQGQAPPAIVLGCADSRVPPEIVFDQPVGDLFTLRVAGNIVGSGPILLGSIEFAVAELGAKLIVVMGHSSCGACAAAIEHIENNDALPGAIEGMVNYIRPVVRQVQGKPGDKLVNVTKQNAIYNAQKLRKLGPILPDLVKSGTVQTVAAYYELSTGKVEFLDS comes from the coding sequence ATGGCGGTTGGGGTCGCTAGTCTCGGTGCGTTTCGTTCCACTAGCGCCGCCCAGTTGGACGCTGAGAAATCCCCGGATCAGATCCTGGCCGAGTTGAAAGCGGGGAACGATCGCTTCTCCAGCGGCAAGACGAATCTGTCGCCGCGGACTCCGGAAGACTTCGCTCGCGATGCCCAAGGCCAGGCGCCGCCGGCGATCGTGTTGGGCTGCGCCGATTCGCGGGTTCCGCCAGAGATCGTGTTCGACCAACCGGTTGGCGATCTGTTTACGCTCCGCGTCGCCGGCAATATCGTCGGGTCGGGGCCGATTCTGCTCGGCAGTATCGAGTTCGCCGTCGCCGAACTGGGCGCCAAGTTGATCGTCGTGATGGGGCACAGCTCGTGCGGCGCTTGCGCTGCGGCGATTGAGCACATCGAAAACAACGATGCGCTGCCGGGTGCGATCGAAGGCATGGTCAACTACATTCGTCCGGTTGTTCGTCAGGTGCAAGGCAAACCGGGCGACAAGTTGGTCAACGTCACCAAGCAGAACGCGATCTACAACGCTCAAAAGCTGCGCAAGCTCGGTCCGATTCTGCCTGACCTGGTGAAGAGCGGCACGGTGCAGACGGTCGCCGCCTATTACGAACTGTCGACCGGCAAGGTCGAGTTCCTCGATAGCTAG
- a CDS encoding SPOR domain-containing protein — protein sequence MSLQWQESTIGVSVPGGDARHFRVQYFDTKEMFWHRHDVYNSRNDAEAALQQLASKGLQCRILEFGSCAAGR from the coding sequence ATGAGCCTTCAATGGCAAGAGTCGACGATTGGCGTCAGTGTCCCTGGCGGCGATGCTCGACATTTTCGCGTTCAATATTTCGACACCAAAGAGATGTTTTGGCATCGCCACGACGTTTACAACTCGCGTAACGACGCGGAAGCGGCCCTACAGCAACTTGCTAGCAAAGGCCTGCAGTGTCGGATTTTAGAATTCGGTTCGTGCGCCGCTGGTCGTTAA
- a CDS encoding DUF6793 family protein has product MPLFEIETNAHILITWAEDETQAKVVVHDNYPNDEVIRLTKRPRNSWVISKAALGLTDHRLDPCLVARDCLSKAEGDKVHAIRLYMNETGVDLDKARKAIESNMVLGW; this is encoded by the coding sequence ATGCCGCTGTTCGAGATCGAGACGAACGCTCACATTCTGATTACCTGGGCGGAAGACGAAACGCAGGCCAAGGTCGTTGTCCACGACAACTATCCCAATGACGAAGTGATTCGTCTGACCAAGCGGCCTCGCAACAGCTGGGTCATCTCGAAGGCGGCCCTGGGACTGACCGATCACCGCTTGGACCCTTGCCTGGTCGCCCGCGACTGCCTGTCGAAGGCGGAGGGAGATAAGGTCCACGCGATTCGTTTGTACATGAACGAAACCGGCGTCGATCTGGATAAGGCCCGCAAGGCGATCGAATCGAACATGGTCCTTGGCTGGTAG
- a CDS encoding tetratricopeptide repeat protein, producing MKSRLLWIRTLLVAAIVFVVLSQLLRPSLVGQWYWASALEKLEAGENDQAIELGQKAVDWSGDSAAMRMRMAELLYRVERNEEALALLEPAEESEEEDVTLLPMKNFLLSRMGEHERALALADDLIAAADEGKFHRHRALNNRAYATALALSDDAELPPEALEQAQKDIEEAIGIYGADASYLDTRGYVKHFAGDNEGAVGDLNVAIEIYQSLINQVEEEEDVWGTMKEMRLKQAQGMIGVLYHHRGEALKALGREEDAKRDFEQADKMGYSRQKGHW from the coding sequence GTGAAATCTCGACTTCTTTGGATCCGCACGTTGCTGGTGGCCGCGATCGTCTTCGTGGTTCTCTCGCAGTTACTTCGTCCGTCGCTCGTCGGGCAGTGGTACTGGGCGTCGGCGCTAGAGAAACTGGAAGCCGGCGAAAACGACCAGGCGATCGAACTGGGCCAGAAGGCGGTCGATTGGAGCGGCGATTCCGCCGCGATGCGAATGCGGATGGCGGAGTTGCTCTACCGCGTCGAGCGCAACGAAGAGGCGCTCGCGTTGCTCGAACCGGCGGAGGAGAGCGAAGAAGAGGACGTAACGCTACTGCCGATGAAAAACTTCCTCCTCTCGCGCATGGGAGAGCATGAGCGGGCGCTCGCCCTGGCTGACGACCTGATCGCGGCGGCGGACGAAGGAAAGTTCCATCGCCATCGCGCCCTCAACAATCGCGCTTACGCAACGGCGCTCGCGTTGTCGGACGACGCTGAGCTGCCGCCCGAGGCGCTAGAGCAGGCGCAGAAGGATATCGAAGAGGCGATCGGCATCTATGGCGCCGATGCGTCTTACCTGGACACCCGTGGGTATGTGAAGCATTTCGCCGGCGACAACGAAGGAGCGGTGGGCGATCTCAACGTTGCGATCGAGATCTACCAGTCGCTGATCAACCAGGTCGAAGAGGAAGAGGACGTCTGGGGGACGATGAAAGAGATGCGGCTGAAGCAAGCCCAAGGGATGATCGGGGTGCTCTATCACCATCGCGGCGAAGCGCTCAAGGCCCTGGGCCGCGAAGAGGACGCGAAACGCGACTTTGAGCAGGCCGATAAGATGGGATACAGCCGCCAGAAGGGACATTGGTAG
- a CDS encoding GGDEF domain-containing protein produces MENWMLGIPVPVSLALVALIGYFLGKRNASAAVAEQSRARREVKRAQAVIRQLEDISRDIRRNLTTHQNSILHFKERINELGDAKDTQAWQDLCEEAEQMLSPTMRLSSQIANAYDEIRQQASLLMTFTESRTDPLTGLSNRRALDDSLENMISMKGRYDFTFSLCILDVDHFKRVNDQHGHLHGDRVLVEISNVIDNCVRETDIVTRYGGEEFVVLMPSTDIYGACIFAERLRTSAEAQLGVTISGGLSQARGEDDARTLLAHADAALYRAKANGRNCNFYHDGTRILPCLEITPEIEAQAVDEADTLLSEVRELEQLHGAGEPIVEPRRATL; encoded by the coding sequence AAACTGGATGCTCGGAATCCCGGTCCCGGTCTCATTGGCGCTTGTCGCTTTGATCGGCTACTTCCTTGGGAAGCGCAACGCCAGCGCCGCTGTCGCCGAACAGAGCCGCGCGCGTCGCGAAGTAAAACGAGCCCAGGCCGTGATCCGTCAGTTGGAGGACATCTCGCGGGACATCCGCCGCAACCTGACGACGCATCAGAACAGCATTCTGCACTTCAAAGAGCGGATTAACGAACTGGGCGACGCCAAAGACACCCAGGCCTGGCAAGACCTGTGCGAAGAGGCGGAGCAAATGCTCAGCCCCACCATGCGGCTCTCGTCGCAGATCGCCAACGCCTATGACGAAATCCGCCAGCAAGCCAGCCTGTTGATGACCTTCACCGAGTCGCGAACCGATCCGCTGACCGGGCTCAGCAACCGCCGAGCGCTGGACGACTCGCTGGAAAACATGATCTCAATGAAGGGTCGTTACGACTTCACCTTCTCGCTCTGCATCTTAGACGTCGACCACTTCAAACGGGTCAACGATCAGCATGGTCACCTGCATGGCGACCGCGTGCTGGTGGAGATCTCGAACGTGATCGACAACTGCGTCCGCGAAACCGACATCGTCACCCGCTACGGCGGCGAAGAGTTCGTGGTGTTGATGCCGTCGACCGACATCTACGGCGCCTGCATTTTCGCCGAGCGACTGCGGACCAGTGCCGAAGCGCAGCTGGGCGTCACCATCAGCGGCGGCCTTTCCCAGGCGCGTGGTGAAGACGATGCGCGCACGTTACTGGCTCACGCCGACGCCGCCCTTTATCGAGCCAAAGCGAACGGCCGCAACTGCAACTTCTACCATGACGGCACGCGGATCCTGCCTTGCCTGGAGATCACTCCGGAAATCGAAGCGCAAGCGGTTGACGAGGCCGACACGCTGCTGTCGGAAGTGCGTGAACTCGAGCAACTGCACGGCGCCGGCGAACCGATTGTCGAGCCGCGAAGAGCTACGCTCTGA